The following coding sequences are from one Epinephelus moara isolate mb chromosome 7, YSFRI_EMoa_1.0, whole genome shotgun sequence window:
- the gpr18 gene encoding N-arachidonyl glycine receptor, which yields MVLDLNSSNMSVESLKPEQGPVEYRISGLIFYCFIFVIGVIVNLTALWVFSLTTKKRNSVTVYMINVAVVDLTFILLLPFRMVYHHQDYWPFGDIFCRISAALTIFYPCMALWLFALISADRYMAIVQPKHAKELRNVPKAVVASLGVWLMTLGSTVPLLFSEDDPDRISNFTTCIKMQDIIHMRHDNLVNFVRLIFFFLVPICIMIGCYVVIVDNLIHGRTSKLKPKVKQKSIRIIITLIIQVLVCFVPFHVCLVLRLVGTGRDGGFSTWAVFTTFLMNMSTVLDIILYYIVSKQFQDRVISVILYRNYLRSVRRKSRHTHTGSIRSMSNLTSAMI from the coding sequence ATGGTGCTGGATCTAAACTCTTCCAACATGTCTGTGGAGTCCTTAAAACCCGAGCAGGGGCCGGTGGAGTACCGCATTTCAGGCCTGATCTTCTACTGCTTCATCTTTGTCATAGGAGTGATAGTCAATCTCACTGCTTTATGGGTGTTTTCTCTCACCACCAAGAAGAGGAACTCTGTCACCGTCTACATGATAAACGTGGCGGTGGTGGACCTCACCTTCATCCTGCTGCTCCCCTTCAGAATGGTCTACCACCACCAGGACTATTGGCCCTTTGGGGACATTTTCTGCCGAATCAGCGCAGCTCTCACCATCTTCTACCCCTGCATGGCCCTGTGGCTTTTTGCTCTGATCAGCGCCGACCGCTACATGGCCATCGTCCAGCCGAAGCACGCCAAAGAGCTGAGGAATGTCCCAAAGGCTGTGGTGGCCAGTTTGGGGGTGTGGCTCATGACTCTGGGCAGCACTGTGCCGCTGCTCTTCTCCGAGGACGACCCCGATCGCATCTCCAACTTCACCACCTGCATTAAGATGCAAGACATCATCCACATGCGGCACGACAACCTCGTCAACTTTGTGCGcctcatcttcttcttcctggTTCCCATTTGTATAATGATCGGCTGCTATGTCGTCATTGTGGATAATCTGATACACGGGCGCACCTCGAAACTCAAACCTAAAGTGAAGCAGAAGTCCATCCGGATTATAATCACGCTGATTATCCAAGTGTTAGTGTGTTTCGTGCCTTTCCATGTGTGTTTGGTGCTTCGTCTGGTGGGGACAGGCAGAGATGGGGGGTTCAGCACATGGGCGGTCTTCACCACGTTTCTGATGAACATGAGCACAGTGCTAGACATCATTCTGTACTACATCGTCTCCAAGCAGTTCCAGGACAGGGTGATCAGCGTGATTCTGTACAGGAACTATCTGCGAAGTGTGAGACGGAagagcaggcacacacacaccggcaGCATCCGATCAATGAGCAACCTGACCAGCGCGATGATATGA